The Rattus rattus isolate New Zealand chromosome X, Rrattus_CSIRO_v1, whole genome shotgun sequence genome has a window encoding:
- the LOC116888554 gene encoding LOW QUALITY PROTEIN: SNF-related serine/threonine-protein kinase-like (The sequence of the model RefSeq protein was modified relative to this genomic sequence to represent the inferred CDS: inserted 1 base in 1 codon) encodes MAGFKRGYDGKIAGLYDLDKTLGRGHFAVVKLARHVFTGEKVAVKVIDKTKLDTLATGHLFQEVRFMKLVQHPNIVRLYEVIDTQTKLYFILELGDGGDMFDYIMKHEEGLNEDLAKKYFAQIFHAIFYCHKLHVVHRDLKPENVVFFEKQGLVKLTDFGFSNKFQPGKNLTTSCGSLAYSAPEILLGNEYDAPAVXLITRMLQRDPKRRACLEEIESHPWLQGVDPSPATKYNIPLVSYKNLSEEEHNSIIQRMVLGDIADQDAILEALDTNRYNHITATYFLLAERILREKQEKEIQTRSASPSNIKAQFRQSWPTKIDVPQDLEDDLTATPLSHATVPQSPARAGDSVLNGHRSKGLCDPAKKDELPELAGPTLSTVPPASLKPAASGRKCLFRVEEVEEEDEEDKKPVSLSTKVVLCQKPSVTNRLTSRKSAPVLNQIFEEGESDDDFDMDENLPPKLSRLKMNIESPGTVHKCYHGRKSQGSGSSCSSSETSDDDSESCWRLDKDSGLAYSWHQLDSSEGPPGSEGDGGGQSKPSGGGGVDKASPGGQGTGGSGQGGSGGTPSGTAGSSRCCAGPDSSSSSPASASPRGAELVQSLKLVSLCLGSQLHGAKYILDPQKALLSSVKVQERSTWKMCISAPGPGRSADLDPVRTKKLRNNVLQLPLCEKTISGNIQRSRKEGLLCASSPASCCHVI; translated from the exons ATGGCAGGGTTCAAGCGAGGCTATGATGGAAAAATTGCTGGATTGTATGATCTGGATAAAACCTTGGGTCGAGGTCACTTCGCAGTGGTCAAACTGGCCAGGCATGTCTTCACAGGTGAGAAGGTGGCAGTGAAAGTCATTGACAAGACGAAGCTGGACACTCTAGCCACTGGTCACCTCTTCCAGGAAGTCAGGTTCATGAAGCTAGTGCAGCACCCCAACATCGTGCGTCTCTATGAGGTCATAGACACCCAGACCAAACTGTATTTCATTCTAGAACTTGGAGACGGAGGAGATATGTTTGATTACATAATGAAGCACGAGGAGGGTCTTAATGAAGACTTGGCCAAGAAGTACTTTGCTCAGATATTTCATGCTATATTCTATTGCCATAAACTCCATGTGGTTCACAGAGACTTAAAACCAGAGAATGTAGTCTTTTTTGAAAAACAAGGTCTTGTGAAGTTGACAGACTTTGGCTTCAGCAACAAGTTTCAGCCTGGAAAGAATCTCACTACAAGCTGTGGGTCTCTTGCGTACTCTGCTCCGGAAATCCTGCTTGGCAATGAGTACGATGCCCCTGCAG GCCTAATCACACGGATGCTGCAGAGAGACCCCAAAAGGAGAGCCTGTCTGGAAGAGATTGAAAGCCACCCTTGGCTCCAGGGAGTGGACCCCTCACCAGCCACCAAGTATAACATTCCCCTCGTGTCCTACAAGAACCTCTCGGAAGAGGAGCACAATAGCATCATCCAGCGCATGGTGCTTGGGGACATCGCAGACCAAGACGCCATCCTAGAAGCCCTGGACACCAACAGGTACAACCACATCACCGCCACTTACTTCTTACTTGCTGAAAGGATCCTGcgagaaaagcaagagaaagaaatacagaccAGGTCTGCGAGCCCCAGCAACATCAAGGCCCAGTTCAGGCAGTCATGGCCAACTAAAATTGATGTACCCCAAGACCTTGAAGATGATCTCACTGCCACCCCTCTGTCACATGCCACAGTCCCGCAGTCTCCTGCTCGGGCTGGTGACAGTGTCCTCAATGGCCACAGGAGCAAAGGCCTGTGTGACCCAGCCAAGAAAGATGAGCTCCCGGAGCTGGCGGGGCCAACACTGTCCACTGTTCCACCCGCAAGCCTGAAGCCTGCAGCCAGTGGGCGGAAGTGTCTCTTCAGggtggaagaagttgaggaggaagatgaggaggacaAGAAGCCTGTGTCCCTGTCCACGAAGGTGGTGCTGTGCCAGAAGCCATCCGTCACCAACCGCCTGACATCTCGAAAGAGTGCCCCCGTGCTCAACCAGATCTTCGAGGAGGGTGAGTCTGACGACGACTTTGACATGGACGAGAACCTACCACCCAAGCTGAGCCGGCTGAAGATGAACATCGAGTCACCAGGCACAGTGCACAAGTGCTACCACGGCAGGAAAAGCCAGGGCAGTGGCTCGAGCTGCAGCAGCTCTGAGACCAGCGATGATGACTCTGAGAGCTGCTGGCGGCTGGACAAGGACAGTGGCTTGGCTTACTCGTGGCACCAGCTTGACAGCAGTGAGGGGCCACCAGGCAGTGAGGGCGATGGTGGCGGTCAGAGCAAACCTAGCGGCGGTGGTGGTGTGGACAAGGCCAGTCCAGGAGGGCAGGGCACGGGCGGCAGTGGCCAGGGAGGCTCAGGTGGGACCCCATCGGGTACAGCAGGTTCCTCCAGGTGCTGTGCAGGCCCtgactcctcctcatcctcccccgcctctgcctctccacGTGGTGCAGAGCTTGTGCAGAGCCTCAAACTCGTGAGCCTGTGTCTAGGCTCGCAGCTCCATGGCGCCAAATACATTCTGGACCCGCAGAAGGCCTTGTTGTCCAGCGTGAAGGTGCAGGAGAGGTCCACTTGGAAGATGTGCATCAGTGCCCCAGGCCCAGGCCGCTCCGCTGACCTTGACCCTGTGAGGACCAAGAAGCTGAGGAACAACGTGCTCCAGCTACCTCTCTGCGAGAAGACCATCTCTGGGAACATCCAGCGCAGCCGCAAGGAAGGGCTGCTCTGCGCCTCCAGCCCCGCCAGCTGCTGCCACGTCATCTGA